From the Butyrivibrio fibrisolvens genome, one window contains:
- a CDS encoding RHS repeat domain-containing protein: MRCAALCASMMTTWYDAEHGLKISIFTKTSYAYDEIGRLIEKLLPNGVKQDYSYLPGGNLESMTSIDKEGILDKYFYSYDNSGLISGINRSRRDLDAISGQYEYQYDAIGRLTSSILYGQLRASYEYDAFGNRTSLI; encoded by the coding sequence ATGCGATGTGCAGCGCTCTGCGCAAGTATGATGACGACATGGTACGACGCAGAGCATGGCTTGAAAATCTCTATATTTACAAAAACTTCTTATGCTTATGATGAAATCGGAAGACTTATAGAAAAGCTTCTTCCAAACGGAGTAAAGCAGGACTATTCATACCTTCCGGGTGGAAACCTTGAGAGTATGACAAGCATTGATAAGGAAGGTATACTTGATAAGTATTTCTACAGCTATGATAACAGCGGCCTTATCAGTGGTATCAACAGAAGCCGTAGAGACCTTGATGCTATATCAGGTCAGTATGAATACCAGTATGATGCTATAGGAAGACTTACAAGCTCTATTCTTTACGGACAGCTTAGAGCTTCTTATGAGTATGATGCATTTGGCAATAGAACATCTCTTATATAG
- a CDS encoding RHS repeat-associated core domain-containing protein, protein MQPFAFTGYQEDEVSELKFAQARFYSSDNGRFVGEDQVRGFIELPETLNHFVYCVNNPNVFIDANGKFLLSAAIGAGIGAVIGAGATVASSIVKGEKVDIGEVVKNGAIGAGTGALIGSGVGAVTAVAEAVVGGTAGAAVASAMSTGAAICGTMSATMEAGLEIATNPDHDIHLGQIAVSGVGGAIAGLITGSGV, encoded by the coding sequence ATCCAGCCATTTGCATTTACAGGCTATCAGGAAGATGAGGTTTCAGAACTTAAGTTTGCACAGGCTAGATTCTATAGCTCTGATAATGGTAGATTTGTTGGCGAGGACCAGGTTAGAGGATTTATTGAATTACCAGAAACTCTTAATCATTTTGTGTATTGTGTTAATAATCCAAATGTATTTATAGATGCTAACGGAAAATTTTTATTAAGTGCTGCAATAGGTGCTGGAATAGGAGCAGTTATTGGTGCAGGAGCTACAGTCGCATCTTCTATTGTGAAAGGTGAAAAAGTTGACATTGGCGAAGTCGTGAAGAATGGAGCTATAGGAGCGGGTACCGGAGCTCTAATAGGATCGGGAGTTGGAGCAGTAACAGCAGTTGCAGAGGCTGTTGTTGGAGGAACAGCTGGGGCGGCTGTTGCATCTGCAATGTCTACTGGAGCAGCTATTTGTGGAACGATGAGCGCAACAATGGAAGCAGGATTAGAAATAGCTACAAATCCAGATCATGATATTCATTTAGGTCAAATAGCTGTTTCTGGAGTGGGTGGCGCCATTGCCGGGCTGATTACTGGTTCAGGAGTTTGA
- a CDS encoding WXG100 family type VII secretion target, with the protein MGYSDGTISAQTEEVSSTGSQLSTFAENLQGYIDTAKSVVDTIVEDTEGAAKTTLDETFYDLYNDLAKYVTDLETLGSNVQTSASNMEMIDSTASGALTYQ; encoded by the coding sequence ATGGGTTATTCAGATGGCACAATTTCTGCTCAGACAGAAGAGGTTTCCAGCACAGGAAGTCAGTTATCAACATTTGCAGAGAATCTGCAGGGATATATAGACACTGCCAAGTCAGTAGTAGATACAATCGTTGAAGATACAGAAGGTGCAGCAAAAACTACACTTGATGAGACATTCTACGATCTCTACAACGATCTTGCCAAGTATGTAACAGATCTTGAAACACTCGGAAGCAATGTCCAGACATCCGCAAGTAACATGGAGATGATTGACAGCACTGCATCCGGAGCACTTACATATCAATAA
- a CDS encoding DUF6531 domain-containing protein yields MAGDNGELTWDQAKLAEYFTACQEKYNTFLSMSDTLILKFKAFVDDDTHTGPEAEAAKAFIQDYQIKMIEDLVWVIQEFMTKQDELLENFKDEVTEDDTARMKLSRLEEIINDFETYISNFETVSDDIEEVYQGLVSGCSIAGVEFTQPLPGNTKTYFGFITRNGSTEGRVPKTKNYLCSFNDTHANEITGSEIDSFLADIESNLKGFLELTSQQLQDTVLNYSDTTLLPWYKDPSSSLDEATKQEYDTYMQNMADYLNGNKERCEVYKYDPVNMCTGNYINEHEDLKIGGLYPLTFKRFYNALPSSKEDFILGNGWSTTYSEHLTRDEEGIRISYADGSIGLYKERIIKGKKYYEEIHGEPGLLSEIEDDSESTAEEIIKKKTYILRQDNGQYKKFDENGYLVELGDDNGAVAELLYTNVKTSEEKSEKRLASVKTPGIAALFFTYNEYGNITSLKDHAGRVVKYTYKSVSEPDDPKSVQVLESVTYADGTTASYDYSKDGKISEVTNQRGIKAITNTYDSQGRTIKQSFPDGGVMTYAYDDKKRTTTATEQNGNKVVYKHDAKMRHTGTKYYDGEESFTYNKRNQKISHTNKLGYTTRYTYDNRGHLTSIIDPMGHKTCMTYNADGRLMALKDPKGNSYKYTYDIQGNLFEVKDPLGNKKRFYYTGRYLKKVKDEEGNITLLSYDAEGNVSCITDPEGVKTFYEYDSLGRVIKTSDIEGSSRTYTYDDADRITSVTDALGNRTSYEYNESGKVTKITNPDGTTKTWEYNIIGKPCKVTDEAGRVTNVDYNSMWKEEKITLPNSGTILYEYDPLMRIKKVTDPEGRTTGYDYDKNGNVLARYLGDIKVNSRKYNALNQVIKETDALGHEKSYEYDENGKITALTDTLGNRYTREYNELGRVVRQTDPLGHGSSYTYTKSGAIETVTDPAGRVRKFEYTKSGKLHAIYFCGRKDQELIYDNAGRVEKRTFADGYTISYSYDALNRVVKVEGSDGRTASYEYDAMGRATKVSNGRSTTLYTYTPTGKLKSVVDALGNETAYTYDELDNLKSIHRAEGRITDDITSKNVNGISIDPSNVDIKRDVFPKVGENGHVTLYSYNLAGQLTKVTDALGQEETYEYDQYGRLITKTDRDSFDTTYEYNDLGAVTKVGYADGRSVAFSYDELNHLSEINDWLGKTTLENDIFGRLSKVTDYQNRTVGYEYNSIGEKTKLTYPDGRQVLYSYDEEGKLSSITSKGIDTGFDEHTSYAYDEIGRLIEKLLPNGVKQAYSYLPGGNLESMTSTDKEGILDKYFYSYNNSGLISGIGRERRDLDAISGQYDYQYDAIGRLTRSSLNGQLRASYEYDAFGNRVSLVESDAKTTYRYDALDRLIEAKELNNSQAIVRSYDYDKRGNQTSEYVDGLLNKTFTFDATNMLSKVVDSEKGELENQYNGLGFRVESTRPEERIEYLCDLSRDCFNLLERTVNGETESFIYDKNVISMSKAGNSYYYLQDELGSPMYMTGTDGAPVSSYAFDDFGRGIDPFTGKIKKTGNKQSDNHAYTTDGNIIQPFAFTGYQEDEVSGLKFAQARFYDADTGRFQSEDIVKGFTSSPFTLNHYSYCFGKPVGFVDRNGKLFEWAADAWDKACDVCDSVGDAVDNAVDKTCDKVGEIYEEHKEIINATVITAAAVTVTVATCGAGTALAVGAMSVGGGLVMGATSEDGFEKGFARGMADTSVALASFAANPGGAILGVGGQVVVDIKNGQISSPEAYAAAAFGGAIANSKIPMPNTVGGIASSLMSDYLTNSVTDGEVSGSKMLMHAMAAGFVGAGFDAGIGLLNKFSPGLIKAAVTSVYDPLWVFKNFNTRSFWSIIDDYGRAALGLNGGANMIANFLDSYLTNEAQSCGN; encoded by the coding sequence ATGGCAGGAGATAACGGGGAACTCACATGGGACCAGGCGAAGCTGGCCGAATATTTTACAGCATGTCAGGAAAAGTACAATACTTTCCTGTCAATGTCAGATACACTGATTCTGAAATTCAAAGCATTCGTGGATGACGATACACATACAGGACCTGAAGCAGAGGCAGCCAAGGCCTTCATACAGGACTATCAGATCAAGATGATAGAAGACCTCGTATGGGTAATACAGGAATTCATGACTAAGCAGGATGAACTTCTTGAAAACTTCAAGGATGAAGTTACAGAAGATGACACCGCCAGAATGAAGCTCTCTCGCCTTGAAGAGATAATAAATGACTTCGAGACCTATATCAGCAATTTCGAAACAGTAAGTGACGATATAGAAGAGGTATATCAAGGGCTGGTATCAGGATGTTCCATAGCAGGAGTCGAATTCACCCAGCCACTACCTGGTAATACCAAGACATACTTTGGTTTTATTACAAGAAATGGCAGCACTGAGGGAAGAGTACCCAAGACCAAAAATTACCTTTGCAGTTTCAATGATACCCATGCAAACGAGATAACAGGATCAGAAATCGATTCATTTCTTGCAGACATAGAATCAAACTTAAAAGGATTCCTTGAACTTACATCACAGCAGCTGCAGGATACTGTTCTAAACTACTCAGATACTACCCTCCTTCCTTGGTATAAAGATCCATCCTCATCACTTGATGAAGCTACCAAACAGGAATACGACACCTATATGCAGAACATGGCCGATTACCTTAATGGTAATAAGGAACGATGTGAAGTATATAAATACGATCCTGTAAACATGTGTACAGGTAACTATATAAATGAGCATGAAGATCTCAAGATAGGCGGACTCTATCCTCTTACATTCAAGAGATTCTATAACGCTCTTCCATCATCCAAAGAAGACTTCATCCTTGGAAACGGCTGGAGCACAACCTATTCAGAGCACCTTACAAGAGACGAAGAAGGAATCCGCATATCCTATGCAGACGGAAGTATAGGCCTTTATAAAGAGCGCATCATCAAAGGTAAGAAGTACTACGAAGAGATTCACGGCGAACCAGGCCTTTTGTCAGAGATAGAAGATGACTCAGAATCAACAGCCGAAGAGATAATAAAAAAGAAAACCTATATCCTGCGTCAGGACAATGGCCAGTACAAGAAATTCGATGAAAACGGATATCTTGTAGAACTGGGTGATGATAACGGAGCAGTTGCAGAACTTTTATATACTAACGTAAAGACATCTGAGGAAAAGTCTGAAAAACGTCTAGCATCCGTTAAGACACCGGGAATCGCAGCCCTTTTCTTTACATACAATGAATATGGAAATATAACATCCCTTAAGGACCATGCCGGAAGGGTTGTTAAGTATACCTATAAATCTGTCTCTGAGCCTGATGATCCCAAATCAGTTCAGGTTCTTGAGTCTGTAACCTATGCAGATGGAACTACAGCATCTTACGATTATTCTAAAGACGGTAAGATCTCAGAAGTAACTAATCAGCGCGGCATAAAAGCTATAACCAATACCTATGACAGTCAGGGAAGAACCATAAAGCAGTCATTCCCAGATGGCGGAGTCATGACTTATGCATATGATGACAAGAAGCGCACCACAACAGCAACAGAACAAAATGGCAACAAGGTAGTATATAAGCATGATGCCAAGATGCGCCATACAGGTACTAAGTACTATGACGGCGAAGAAAGCTTCACATACAATAAGCGCAACCAGAAGATATCACATACCAACAAGCTTGGATATACAACTAGATATACCTATGACAACAGAGGTCACCTTACAAGCATTATAGATCCCATGGGCCATAAGACCTGCATGACCTATAATGCTGACGGAAGGCTCATGGCCTTAAAGGATCCCAAAGGAAACAGCTATAAGTATACATATGATATACAAGGTAACCTCTTTGAAGTTAAGGATCCTCTTGGCAATAAGAAGCGCTTCTACTACACAGGAAGATACCTCAAGAAGGTTAAGGACGAAGAAGGAAACATAACCCTTCTTAGTTATGATGCAGAAGGAAACGTAAGCTGCATAACAGACCCAGAAGGAGTAAAGACCTTCTATGAGTATGACAGCCTTGGAAGGGTAATAAAGACAAGCGATATAGAAGGATCATCCAGGACATATACATATGATGATGCTGACAGGATAACATCCGTAACAGATGCCCTTGGTAACCGTACATCATATGAGTACAACGAGAGCGGAAAAGTAACAAAGATAACAAATCCTGACGGAACTACAAAGACATGGGAATACAACATCATAGGTAAGCCCTGCAAGGTAACAGATGAAGCAGGAAGAGTAACAAATGTTGACTATAACAGTATGTGGAAGGAAGAGAAGATAACCCTTCCTAATAGTGGAACAATTCTTTACGAGTATGATCCTCTCATGCGTATCAAAAAAGTCACAGATCCTGAAGGTAGGACCACCGGCTATGACTATGATAAGAATGGCAATGTATTAGCAAGGTATCTTGGAGATATAAAGGTAAACAGCCGTAAATACAACGCCCTTAACCAAGTGATCAAAGAAACAGATGCCCTTGGACATGAGAAGTCTTATGAGTACGATGAGAATGGCAAGATCACAGCTTTAACAGATACACTTGGTAACAGATATACACGAGAGTATAACGAACTTGGAAGAGTAGTAAGACAGACTGACCCTCTTGGACATGGCTCTTCTTATACCTACACAAAGTCAGGTGCCATAGAGACAGTAACAGACCCAGCCGGAAGAGTAAGAAAGTTTGAGTATACCAAGTCAGGAAAGCTTCATGCTATATATTTCTGCGGAAGAAAAGACCAGGAACTCATCTATGACAACGCAGGCCGAGTAGAAAAGAGAACATTCGCTGATGGCTATACTATCAGCTATTCTTATGATGCCCTTAACAGAGTAGTAAAGGTAGAAGGAAGTGACGGACGCACAGCATCATATGAATACGATGCCATGGGAAGAGCTACAAAAGTATCTAACGGACGTAGCACAACTCTTTACACATACACACCAACAGGAAAGCTAAAGAGCGTAGTAGATGCTCTTGGCAACGAGACAGCATACACCTATGATGAACTCGATAACCTTAAGAGTATCCATAGAGCAGAAGGCAGAATTACAGATGATATCACAAGCAAGAATGTAAATGGAATCTCTATTGATCCTTCTAATGTAGATATAAAGCGTGATGTATTTCCTAAAGTTGGAGAAAACGGCCACGTAACCCTCTACTCCTACAACCTTGCAGGTCAGCTCACAAAAGTAACCGATGCCCTTGGTCAGGAAGAGACATATGAATACGACCAGTATGGCCGCCTTATCACAAAGACAGATAGAGACAGCTTCGATACAACCTATGAATACAATGATCTTGGCGCAGTAACCAAGGTAGGATATGCAGATGGCAGAAGTGTAGCATTTAGTTATGATGAGCTTAACCACCTGAGTGAGATCAACGACTGGCTTGGAAAGACCACACTTGAAAACGACATCTTCGGACGCCTTTCAAAAGTAACAGACTATCAAAACAGAACTGTAGGCTATGAGTACAACTCCATAGGAGAAAAGACAAAGCTCACATACCCTGATGGAAGACAGGTTCTTTATAGCTATGATGAAGAAGGAAAGCTTTCATCTATAACATCAAAAGGAATAGACACAGGTTTCGATGAGCATACATCCTATGCTTATGATGAAATAGGAAGACTTATAGAAAAGCTCCTTCCAAATGGAGTAAAACAGGCTTACTCATACCTTCCAGGTGGTAACCTTGAGAGTATGACAAGCACTGATAAAGAAGGTATACTTGATAAGTACTTCTACAGCTACAACAATTCAGGCCTTATCTCAGGAATAGGCAGAGAAAGAAGAGATCTGGATGCAATATCAGGTCAGTATGACTACCAGTATGATGCAATAGGAAGACTTACAAGATCCAGCCTTAACGGACAGTTACGAGCTTCTTATGAGTACGATGCATTTGGAAACAGAGTAAGCCTTGTTGAAAGCGATGCTAAGACCACATACAGATATGATGCTCTTGACAGACTTATAGAAGCAAAGGAATTAAATAACAGTCAGGCGATAGTAAGATCCTACGATTACGATAAGCGTGGCAATCAGACAAGTGAGTATGTAGATGGTCTTTTAAACAAGACCTTTACTTTCGATGCTACAAACATGCTGTCTAAAGTAGTAGACTCCGAAAAAGGCGAACTTGAGAACCAGTACAACGGCCTTGGCTTCAGAGTTGAATCAACAAGACCAGAAGAAAGAATAGAATACCTCTGTGATCTTTCAAGAGACTGCTTTAACCTTCTTGAGCGCACTGTAAACGGTGAGACAGAGAGCTTCATCTACGATAAGAACGTGATCTCCATGTCAAAAGCAGGAAACAGCTACTATTACCTCCAGGATGAACTCGGCTCACCAATGTACATGACAGGTACAGACGGAGCACCTGTATCATCATACGCATTCGATGACTTTGGCCGTGGCATTGATCCATTTACTGGAAAGATCAAGAAAACAGGAAATAAGCAGTCAGACAATCATGCTTATACAACAGATGGTAACATCATCCAGCCATTCGCATTCACAGGCTATCAGGAAGATGAGGTATCAGGTCTTAAATTTGCACAGGCTAGATTCTACGATGCAGATACTGGAAGATTTCAGTCAGAAGATATCGTAAAGGGATTTACGAGTAGTCCATTCACCTTGAATCATTACAGTTATTGTTTTGGAAAACCAGTAGGATTTGTTGATAGAAACGGAAAATTATTTGAGTGGGCTGCTGATGCGTGGGATAAAGCATGTGATGTATGTGATTCAGTTGGCGATGCAGTAGATAATGCAGTAGATAAAACATGTGATAAAGTAGGTGAGATCTATGAAGAACATAAGGAAATTATTAATGCAACAGTAATTACAGCAGCTGCTGTTACTGTGACTGTTGCCACTTGTGGAGCAGGAACAGCTCTTGCAGTTGGAGCGATGAGTGTTGGTGGCGGGTTAGTCATGGGGGCAACAAGCGAAGATGGCTTCGAGAAAGGTTTTGCAAGAGGTATGGCAGATACATCGGTCGCATTAGCTTCTTTTGCAGCCAATCCAGGCGGTGCGATTTTAGGCGTTGGTGGACAAGTTGTGGTGGACATAAAGAATGGGCAAATATCATCGCCAGAGGCTTATGCAGCAGCAGCTTTTGGAGGAGCTATAGCTAATTCAAAAATTCCTATGCCTAATACAGTGGGAGGAATAGCTAGTTCTCTGATGAGTGATTATCTTACGAATTCCGTAACTGATGGAGAAGTCAGCGGATCAAAAATGTTAATGCATGCGATGGCCGCTGGTTTTGTTGGTGCAGGATTTGATGCTGGTATAGGACTTCTGAATAAATTTTCACCAGGACTAATTAAAGCCGCAGTAACATCAGTGTATGATCCATTATGGGTTTTCAAAAACTTTAATACAAGAAGTTTTTGGTCTATTATAGATGATTATGGCAGAGCGGCTTTGGGTTTAAATGGGGGTGCGAATATGATTGCTAATTTCTTAGATTCATATTTAACAAATGAAGCTCAAAGTTGTGGTAATTAG
- a CDS encoding WXG100 family type VII secretion target, producing MAETTGFVGMDVTDVDTQVTLLGTVADNMDELVTSVAGLQAPLEENWKGIEATAATDYLNTLATKMADMSENLRAIASWVTTTKEGYEEVAAQGAQAYGGEA from the coding sequence GTTGGAATGGACGTCACAGACGTTGACACTCAAGTAACACTTCTTGGTACAGTTGCAGACAATATGGATGAACTTGTAACAAGTGTAGCAGGACTTCAGGCTCCGCTCGAAGAGAACTGGAAAGGTATAGAAGCAACAGCAGCTACAGATTACCTCAATACCCTTGCTACAAAGATGGCAGATATGTCAGAGAACCTCAGAGCAATTGCTTCATGGGTTACAACAACCAAAGAAGGCTACGAAGAAGTTGCCGCGCAGGGTGCACAGGCATACGGCGGCGAAGCTTAA
- a CDS encoding DUF5071 domain-containing protein produces the protein MDDKVINKGDLLSLVPKNKFDDSKLDVIDGLSDSEMQIIIKELFEWTKDINWPIAIPLMNILKKREQISIPCIKSILKSRDWEWTEWILKYLVSNFSDSYIMQLEKELETIVNIKDIDDDYEEMQIIARELYNRAKAKHS, from the coding sequence ATGGATGATAAAGTGATTAATAAAGGAGATTTATTAAGTCTTGTACCTAAGAATAAATTCGATGATAGTAAGCTCGATGTAATCGATGGGTTATCAGATTCGGAAATGCAGATAATTATAAAAGAATTGTTTGAATGGACCAAAGATATTAATTGGCCAATTGCTATACCGTTAATGAATATTCTAAAGAAGAGAGAGCAAATATCTATTCCATGCATAAAAAGTATATTGAAGAGCAGAGATTGGGAATGGACAGAATGGATTCTAAAATATTTAGTATCAAACTTTTCTGACAGTTATATTATGCAATTAGAAAAAGAACTGGAAACTATAGTAAATATAAAAGATATAGATGATGATTATGAGGAAATGCAGATAATAGCTCGAGAACTATATAACAGAGCTAAAGCAAAACACAGCTGA
- a CDS encoding RHS repeat-associated core domain-containing protein produces the protein MDTDKGELENQYNGLGFRVASTRPEEKIEYLCDLSRDYYNLLERTVNGETETFVYDKNVVSMSKAGNSYYYLQDELGSPMYMTGTNGAPVSSYAFDDFGRSVDPFTGKLKKSANKQSGNHAYTTEGNIIQPFAFTGYQEDEVSGLMFAQARFYDAASGSFLSEDPRKGFINKPLTINHYGYCFGNPVGFSDKNGKLPGWMEDAWDAACDVTVDAWDVACDVTVDAWDVACDVASDAWDTTCEVVSDVAKDTVDAVKTVGTFVAEHPMEVADTKTDDQDVTYIYRMGSGNGTNLTPRSTDVDGLSYSLTPPTSGKYTVTTIEAVNATGVLVAEQNGTNHVSVYPRDISQLDDWMASRDTANTDPYYLTVMLQSISVKMKCGE, from the coding sequence ATGGATACAGATAAGGGAGAACTAGAGAATCAGTACAATGGACTCGGATTCAGAGTAGCATCCACAAGACCTGAAGAAAAGATAGAGTATCTCTGTGATCTTTCAAGAGATTATTACAACCTTCTTGAACGTACTGTTAATGGCGAGACAGAAACATTTGTATATGATAAGAATGTAGTATCAATGTCAAAAGCAGGAAACAGCTACTATTACCTTCAGGATGAACTGGGATCACCAATGTACATGACAGGAACAAATGGAGCACCTGTATCATCATATGCATTTGATGACTTTGGCAGAAGCGTCGATCCGTTCACCGGAAAGCTCAAGAAATCAGCTAATAAGCAGTCTGGCAATCACGCCTATACAACAGAAGGAAACATCATCCAACCATTCGCATTCACAGGCTATCAGGAAGATGAAGTATCAGGTCTTATGTTTGCACAGGCAAGATTTTATGATGCAGCTTCAGGAAGTTTTCTGTCAGAAGATCCAAGAAAGGGATTTATAAATAAACCCCTTACTATTAATCATTATGGATACTGTTTTGGTAATCCGGTTGGATTTTCAGATAAGAATGGTAAGTTACCTGGATGGATGGAAGATGCATGGGATGCAGCTTGTGATGTTACAGTAGATGCATGGGATGTAGCTTGTGATGTTACAGTAGATGCATGGGATGTAGCTTGTGATGTTGCGAGTGATGCATGGGATACAACATGTGAAGTTGTCAGCGATGTTGCTAAGGATACTGTAGATGCAGTTAAGACGGTAGGTACTTTTGTTGCTGAACATCCTATGGAAGTCGCAGATACTAAGACTGACGATCAAGATGTAACCTACATTTATAGGATGGGGTCTGGTAATGGCACAAATTTGACACCACGCTCAACAGATGTTGATGGTTTATCATATTCTTTAACACCACCAACATCGGGAAAATATACCGTAACGACAATTGAGGCCGTTAATGCGACAGGAGTTCTTGTCGCTGAACAAAATGGTACTAATCATGTTAGTGTTTATCCTAGAGATATAAGTCAATTAGATGATTGGATGGCATCACGTGATACAGCAAATACAGATCCTTATTACTTAACGGTAATGTTGCAATCTATTAGCGTAAAAATGAAATGTGGAGAATAA